A window from Ignavibacteriota bacterium encodes these proteins:
- a CDS encoding thiolase family protein encodes MNELKEVYIIDAVRTPIGSFMGSLSSMPATKLGSIVIKALIERNKIQNDIVDEVIMGNVIQAGEGQAPARQAALGAGLSNSTQCMTINKVCGSGLKSVMLAAQAIMVGDAEIIIAGGMESMSQIPFYMKNVRNGYKMGDQKIVDGMLEDGLIDAYDKIHMGNIAEICAKEFNISKEEQDEFAIESYKRALKAIDEKKFINEIIPVEIVGKKETIIIDTDEEPKNVNFDKLKLLKPVFLKDGTITAANASSLNDGASAVLLMSKQKVELLNMKPIAKIIAQSTFAKDPKWFTTAPIDVIRKVLNKANLETNEIDLFEINEAFSVVSLAVNKELSLDSSKVNVNGGAVALGHPIGASGARILTTLLHSMIDKNSKYGIASLCIGGGEASAVIVERV; translated from the coding sequence ATGAATGAATTAAAAGAAGTATATATAATTGATGCGGTTCGTACACCTATCGGTTCGTTTATGGGATCATTAAGTTCAATGCCAGCAACAAAATTGGGAAGCATTGTTATCAAGGCTCTCATCGAAAGAAATAAAATTCAAAATGATATTGTTGATGAAGTTATAATGGGTAATGTTATCCAAGCTGGAGAAGGTCAAGCTCCAGCAAGACAAGCTGCATTGGGAGCTGGACTATCAAATTCAACTCAATGTATGACAATCAATAAAGTCTGCGGCTCTGGATTAAAATCTGTTATGCTTGCTGCTCAAGCAATAATGGTTGGAGATGCAGAAATTATAATTGCCGGCGGTATGGAAAGTATGTCGCAAATTCCTTTTTATATGAAAAATGTTCGCAATGGTTATAAAATGGGAGATCAAAAAATAGTTGATGGAATGCTTGAAGACGGATTAATTGATGCTTACGATAAAATTCATATGGGAAATATTGCAGAAATTTGTGCAAAAGAATTTAATATTTCAAAGGAAGAACAAGATGAGTTTGCAATTGAAAGTTATAAAAGAGCATTAAAAGCAATTGATGAAAAGAAATTTATAAATGAAATTATTCCAGTAGAAATAGTCGGAAAAAAAGAAACAATAATTATTGATACTGATGAAGAACCGAAAAATGTAAATTTTGATAAACTAAAATTGTTAAAGCCAGTTTTTCTTAAAGATGGAACAATAACAGCAGCTAACGCATCATCATTAAATGATGGAGCTTCCGCAGTATTATTAATGAGTAAGCAAAAAGTTGAATTACTAAATATGAAACCAATTGCAAAAATAATTGCGCAATCAACTTTTGCAAAAGACCCAAAATGGTTTACAACAGCTCCAATTGATGTAATCAGAAAAGTTTTAAATAAAGCAAATTTAGAAACTAATGAAATTGATTTATTTGAAATTAATGAAGCATTTTCTGTTGTTTCATTAGCAGTGAATAAAGAATTAAGTCTTGATTCTTCAAAAGTAAATGTTAACGGCGGAGCAGTTGCTCTCGGGCATCCCATTGGAGCGAGCGGTGCAAGAATTTTAACCACTTTGCTGCATTCAATGATTGATAAAAATTCTAAATATGGTATTGCATCATTATGTATTGGCGGAGGGGAAGCTTCGGCAGTAATAGTTGAACGGGTATAA